A genomic stretch from Flavobacterium humidisoli includes:
- the dinD gene encoding DNA damage-inducible protein D — protein sequence MKTKKSQENNISVFEKLRKTDKSGHEFWSAKELAKLLDYPKYSLFLKVIDKAKAGCINAGQETGLHFKDVGPIKSVGDDLQRNNGDIKLSRYGCYLAIQNGDPNLKPVALGQAYFATQTRLRELSQQKHKNLKIVKERRLFLREELAKRNLQLAGAAQKAGITKPADYAFFQNHGYRGLYGGLDVKAIREIKNLDANENILDYMDSDELAANLFRVTQTTEKLKNDNVHDIVDANSVHFTVGLKVRKALEDAGNTLPENMPAVEDISLAEKKDKELKSRKSSKTRTIH from the coding sequence ATGAAAACAAAAAAATCACAGGAGAATAATATATCCGTTTTTGAAAAACTTAGAAAAACAGATAAAAGCGGTCATGAATTTTGGAGTGCTAAAGAACTTGCTAAACTGCTGGATTATCCTAAATACAGTTTATTTTTGAAGGTAATAGATAAGGCAAAAGCAGGTTGTATTAATGCTGGCCAGGAAACAGGTCTACATTTTAAAGATGTCGGTCCTATAAAATCAGTGGGTGATGATTTACAAAGAAACAATGGCGATATAAAACTATCGCGTTATGGCTGTTATCTTGCAATTCAAAACGGAGATCCAAATTTGAAACCCGTTGCTTTGGGACAAGCCTATTTTGCAACGCAGACTCGTTTACGCGAACTGAGCCAGCAGAAGCATAAAAATTTAAAAATAGTAAAAGAGAGAAGGCTTTTTCTTCGAGAAGAACTGGCTAAAAGAAATCTTCAGCTTGCAGGAGCAGCGCAAAAAGCAGGCATAACGAAACCTGCAGATTATGCCTTTTTTCAGAATCATGGCTATAGAGGACTTTACGGAGGATTAGATGTAAAAGCGATCCGTGAGATCAAAAACCTAGACGCAAATGAAAATATTCTGGATTATATGGATAGTGATGAATTAGCGGCCAATTTATTTCGTGTTACACAAACTACAGAGAAGCTCAAAAATGATAATGTTCATGATATTGTTGATGCCAATAGTGTTCATTTTACCGTGGGATTAAAAGTTCGTAAAGCACTAGAAGATGCTGGAAATACTCTTCCGGAGAATATGCCGGCAGTTGAGGATATTTCTTTGGCAGAGAAAAAAGATAAAGAATTGAAATCCAGAAAAAGTAGCAAAACAAGAACTATTCACTAG
- a CDS encoding MgtC/SapB family protein, which yields MSTTEFLFRLIAALIAGLIIGFERQWHHKETGLTTNMLVATGAAAFVLLSIKVSAVNSNIDVTRITAQIVMGVGFLGAGVIFREGPNVHGLNSAATLWCSAAIGCIAASGYFIEALVCTLLVAIVNTVLEPVDQWLRNRK from the coding sequence TTGAGTACAACAGAATTTTTATTTCGATTAATAGCGGCCTTAATTGCCGGATTAATTATTGGTTTTGAAAGGCAATGGCATCATAAAGAAACTGGGCTTACTACAAATATGCTTGTAGCAACTGGAGCTGCCGCTTTTGTATTATTGTCCATAAAAGTTTCAGCCGTAAATTCAAATATTGATGTTACGCGAATTACTGCCCAGATTGTTATGGGAGTTGGCTTTCTGGGAGCCGGAGTTATTTTTAGAGAAGGACCAAATGTACATGGTTTAAACTCGGCCGCTACGCTATGGTGCAGTGCTGCAATTGGCTGTATTGCAGCTTCGGGATATTTTATTGAAGCATTGGTGTGTACACTTTTAGTTGCGATAGTGAATACCGTTCTTGAACCAGTAGATCAATGGCTGCGAAATAGAAAATAA
- a CDS encoding amidohydrolase — MKNILLTFMLLIALASCKKEAKDSADAIFYGGDIITMEGSQPQYIEAVGVKNGKIIFAGSIAEAKNFKGSKTEMKDLKGKTMLPGFIDAHGHVWNAGFQAVAANLLPAPDGTGNDIASIISLLNKWKASNKNAIGKYGWIVGFGYDDAQLKEKLPPTADDLDKVSSTIPVIIIHQSGHLAVMNHKALEMSGYNAASKNPAGGVIRRKNGSNEPNGVVEEMAMFAPLFKMMGTLDEEANEKIAEAGLKSYVRFGFTTAQEGRATSDVCNTWLKLAAKNKLTIDVAAYPDIQSQMAYMKKNGIQKEYKNHFRIAGVKLSLDGSPQGKTAWLTKPYIIPPPGQPKTYAGYPAFPKESDAIALVDSAYANNWQILAHCNGDAAIDEYIAAVKHATQLYGKKDRRTVAIHAQTARLDQLDAMKSLGIMPSFFGMHTYYWGDWHRDETLGKERAYRISPAETALKKGMIFTQHHDAPVALPNSIMILYSVVNRISRSGDVIGPEERISAYDALRSITIWAAYQYFEENNKGSLKKGKLADLVILDKNPLKIDPLKIKDIQVVETIKEGKTVFRNAAFN; from the coding sequence ATGAAAAATATACTATTGACATTCATGTTATTAATTGCATTAGCAAGTTGTAAAAAAGAGGCTAAAGATTCTGCAGATGCCATTTTTTATGGCGGAGATATCATAACTATGGAAGGCAGCCAGCCACAGTACATAGAAGCGGTTGGGGTAAAAAACGGGAAAATTATTTTTGCGGGCTCAATAGCTGAAGCTAAAAATTTTAAAGGGAGTAAAACGGAAATGAAAGATCTAAAAGGCAAGACAATGCTTCCGGGATTCATAGATGCACATGGCCATGTTTGGAATGCCGGATTTCAGGCAGTAGCAGCTAATCTGCTTCCAGCTCCTGATGGCACGGGTAATGATATTGCAAGTATTATTTCATTGCTTAATAAATGGAAAGCGTCTAACAAGAATGCTATCGGAAAATACGGCTGGATAGTGGGTTTTGGATATGATGACGCACAATTGAAAGAAAAGCTTCCTCCAACTGCAGATGATCTAGATAAAGTATCTTCAACAATCCCTGTTATTATTATACACCAGTCCGGGCATTTAGCCGTAATGAATCATAAAGCTTTGGAAATGTCGGGTTACAATGCCGCATCAAAAAATCCTGCAGGCGGCGTGATTAGAAGGAAAAACGGATCTAACGAACCAAATGGAGTAGTGGAAGAGATGGCTATGTTTGCACCGCTTTTTAAAATGATGGGAACACTCGACGAGGAGGCTAATGAAAAAATTGCAGAAGCAGGTCTAAAATCTTATGTAAGATTTGGCTTTACAACTGCACAGGAAGGAAGAGCGACAAGTGATGTCTGCAATACATGGCTAAAACTTGCTGCTAAAAACAAACTCACTATTGATGTTGCTGCTTATCCTGACATACAGAGCCAAATGGCTTATATGAAGAAAAATGGCATTCAAAAAGAGTATAAGAATCATTTTAGGATTGCGGGGGTAAAACTCTCACTTGATGGTTCTCCGCAGGGTAAAACGGCATGGCTGACAAAACCCTACATTATTCCGCCTCCAGGCCAGCCTAAAACTTATGCCGGCTATCCTGCATTTCCAAAAGAGAGCGATGCCATTGCCCTTGTAGATTCTGCATATGCAAATAACTGGCAGATTTTAGCCCACTGTAATGGAGATGCGGCTATTGATGAGTATATAGCAGCCGTAAAGCATGCCACCCAACTATATGGAAAAAAAGACAGGCGTACCGTTGCTATACATGCACAAACAGCACGCTTAGACCAGTTAGATGCAATGAAATCCTTAGGAATTATGCCTTCTTTTTTTGGAATGCATACCTATTATTGGGGAGACTGGCATAGGGATGAAACATTAGGGAAAGAACGAGCTTACCGTATTTCGCCTGCTGAAACAGCTCTTAAAAAGGGAATGATTTTTACCCAGCATCATGATGCGCCTGTCGCGCTTCCTAATAGCATTATGATTTTGTATTCTGTGGTGAACAGAATCAGCAGAAGCGGGGATGTAATTGGGCCTGAAGAAAGAATCAGCGCTTATGACGCTTTAAGGTCCATAACGATTTGGGCAGCCTATCAATATTTTGAAGAAAATAATAAAGGATCCCTAAAGAAAGGAAAATTGGCTGACTTGGTAATCCTTGATAAAAATCCTTTAAAGATAGATCCTTTGAAAATCAAAGACATTCAAGTGGTTGAAACGATTAAAGAAGGAAAAACTGTATTTAGGAATGCTGCTTTTAATTAA
- a CDS encoding DDE-type integrase/transposase/recombinase gives MDETYVKIKGIWCYLYCAVDKLGIEGTFF, from the coding sequence ATGGATGAGACTTATGTAAAAATTAAAGGTATTTGGTGTTATTTATATTGTGCTGTTGATAAATTGGGTATAGAGGGGACTTTCTTTTGA
- a CDS encoding sensor histidine kinase encodes MYRDPRLLQNIIDAIPLPVGVYVGDNLEITLANNAMIKTWGKGNDVLGKTYLSVVPEIEKQQILDEALGVLKSGTAFHAVAKKVDLVIDGIIKEHYFNYSFIPLFDQDGKVYGVLNTGADITDLQRAKEEVLKSNERLTIAIESSGIGSYEIDLETKKIKTSGNFNAICSIGSETTNDDLIAKLHPEDLQTREKAHKEAVISGKICYEARILNDDGSYRWTKINGKIIKDKDGLAKTIIGIVQDIHEHKEFQDELKKQVANRTNELTRSNSDLMHFASVVSHDLREPLRKIKIFNTLLRNDIEDNINDKSKKYLHKVSQSAQRMENIIEGILTYSTLDKTLQVIETINLNEVIEDIKIDLELIIKEKDAILVTCDLPQIQGAPILINQLFYNLIQNALKFSKADQPPRVVITSSTIVIDGQDCVQIKIKDNGIGIDPKFAEKIFTAFERLHSKNEYEGNGLGLALCRKIAERHHGKITAAGEKDNGAEFTITLPLKQKTETI; translated from the coding sequence ATGTACCGAGATCCAAGGCTTCTACAAAATATAATTGACGCTATTCCCTTGCCTGTCGGGGTCTATGTGGGAGATAATTTAGAAATTACATTAGCTAATAATGCCATGATCAAAACATGGGGAAAAGGAAATGACGTACTTGGTAAAACCTATCTGAGTGTTGTTCCTGAAATTGAAAAGCAGCAGATTTTGGATGAGGCCCTTGGCGTTCTTAAAAGCGGAACAGCCTTTCATGCTGTAGCCAAAAAAGTAGATTTGGTAATAGACGGAATTATCAAGGAACATTATTTCAATTATAGTTTTATCCCGCTCTTTGATCAGGATGGAAAAGTGTATGGCGTGCTGAACACCGGTGCTGATATTACAGATTTGCAGCGCGCAAAAGAAGAAGTCCTGAAATCGAACGAAAGATTAACCATAGCAATAGAAAGTTCCGGTATAGGAAGCTACGAGATCGACCTTGAGACAAAAAAAATCAAAACTTCGGGCAATTTCAATGCGATCTGTTCCATTGGAAGCGAAACAACAAATGACGATTTAATTGCAAAACTTCATCCAGAAGACCTTCAAACGCGCGAAAAAGCGCATAAGGAAGCTGTAATTAGCGGGAAAATATGCTATGAGGCGCGTATTTTAAATGATGACGGCTCTTATCGCTGGACTAAAATCAATGGAAAGATTATCAAGGACAAAGACGGGCTTGCAAAGACCATTATTGGAATTGTTCAGGATATACACGAGCATAAGGAATTTCAGGACGAACTAAAAAAGCAGGTCGCAAACCGCACAAATGAGCTCACGCGCTCTAATAGTGATCTGATGCATTTTGCCAGCGTCGTGAGCCACGATCTTCGAGAACCGCTGCGAAAAATTAAAATTTTCAATACCCTTTTACGAAATGACATTGAAGACAATATTAATGATAAATCTAAAAAATACCTTCATAAGGTAAGCCAGTCTGCCCAGAGAATGGAAAATATCATCGAGGGGATTCTAACCTATTCCACTTTGGATAAAACTTTACAGGTCATCGAAACAATCAATCTCAATGAGGTTATTGAAGATATAAAAATAGATTTGGAACTAATCATAAAAGAGAAAGATGCTATTTTAGTTACCTGTGATCTTCCGCAAATTCAAGGCGCGCCGATTTTAATTAACCAGCTGTTCTATAACCTGATACAAAATGCCTTAAAATTTTCCAAAGCTGACCAGCCACCAAGAGTTGTTATAACAAGCTCCACCATTGTTATTGACGGCCAAGATTGCGTACAGATAAAAATAAAGGATAATGGTATTGGAATTGACCCTAAGTTTGCGGAAAAGATCTTTACAGCATTTGAAAGACTGCATTCAAAAAATGAGTACGAGGGAAATGGTCTAGGCCTTGCCCTATGCAGAAAAATTGCGGAAAGGCATCATGGCAAAATCACTGCTGCAGGGGAAAAAGACAACGGTGCAGAGTTTACGATTACCCTTCCTTTAAAGCAAAAAACTGAAACTATATAG
- a CDS encoding SDR family NAD(P)-dependent oxidoreductase — protein sequence MKTIVIVGGSKGIGNAVLLQNLENCRVVNISRTAPDIAHPNLIHFSADVLRDVLPEFENIDALVYCPGSISLKPILGLSLDDFRNDFEINVMGAVRAIQHYLPALKKGKNPSIVLFSSVAAKLGMPFHASISACKAAVEGLVKSLGAELAPLIRINAIAPTITETSLSASILRNDRMKENMIERHPLKNYLKPQEVARMAGYLISEDAASISGQVFAMDYGLVSFKI from the coding sequence ATGAAAACTATTGTAATTGTTGGCGGCAGTAAAGGAATTGGGAATGCTGTCTTACTGCAGAATCTTGAAAACTGCCGGGTTGTCAATATTAGCAGAACAGCTCCGGATATTGCCCATCCGAATTTAATTCATTTTTCAGCCGATGTGCTTCGGGATGTTTTGCCTGAATTTGAAAATATTGACGCCCTGGTTTATTGTCCGGGATCCATAAGCCTCAAACCCATTCTAGGCTTAAGCCTGGATGATTTCAGGAATGATTTTGAAATTAACGTGATGGGCGCCGTCAGGGCAATCCAGCATTATTTGCCCGCATTGAAGAAAGGAAAGAACCCTTCGATTGTTTTGTTCAGCAGCGTCGCGGCAAAACTCGGAATGCCTTTCCATGCCAGTATTTCGGCCTGCAAAGCAGCAGTGGAGGGACTTGTCAAATCACTCGGTGCCGAACTTGCCCCATTAATACGCATCAATGCTATTGCCCCCACTATTACAGAGACTTCTTTGTCGGCATCCATTTTAAGAAACGATCGTATGAAAGAAAATATGATCGAGAGACACCCTTTAAAAAATTACCTAAAACCCCAAGAGGTTGCCCGTATGGCAGGATATCTTATCTCTGAAGACGCAGCCTCCATTTCAGGCCAGGTTTTCGCCATGGATTATGGTTTGGTAAGCTTTAAAATATAA
- a CDS encoding SDR family oxidoreductase: protein MKILLTGATGYIGKRLLPLLLDHRNEVICCVRDKNRFYFPEEFENKIQVIEVDFLDPESLRNIPHDIDAAYYLIHSMSGASNYDQLESISAKYFIEKINQTNAKQIIYLSGIVNDKSLSRHLSSRKAVEEILKTAVVPLTVLRAGIIVGSGSASFEIIRDLVDKLPIMITPKWLNTKCQPIAISDVLEFLIRSLLNPAVYSESFDIGGPDILTYKEMLLEFAKAKKLQRYIYTVPVMTPKLSSYWLYFVTSTSFKLASALVSSMKVEVICRDNRINSVLGITPISYRQALERALKKISNDDIISSWKDSRVSGQFKGNVSQYLKIPKKGCYIDRRKRTIINREYTIARIWSIGGETGWYYADWLWDLRGFIDKIFGGVGTRRGRTHKTQIHAGDALDFWRVVYADKKQGKLVLYAEMKLPGEAWLEFKIINNTLYQAATFKPCGLMGRLYWYAVLPFHGFIFEGMLKKLV from the coding sequence ATGAAAATTCTACTAACAGGCGCAACAGGTTATATTGGTAAGAGGCTGCTGCCCTTGCTACTGGATCATAGAAATGAGGTGATTTGCTGCGTCCGGGATAAAAACAGGTTTTATTTTCCTGAAGAGTTTGAAAATAAAATACAGGTTATAGAAGTTGATTTTTTGGATCCGGAAAGCCTGAGGAATATACCCCATGATATAGATGCGGCCTACTACCTGATCCATTCGATGTCCGGAGCTTCCAATTATGATCAGCTGGAAAGCATTTCAGCAAAATATTTCATTGAAAAAATAAACCAGACAAATGCAAAACAGATTATTTATCTCAGCGGAATTGTAAATGATAAATCACTATCCAGACATTTGTCATCAAGAAAGGCGGTAGAAGAAATTTTAAAAACCGCAGTAGTGCCCTTAACGGTGCTTCGTGCCGGAATAATAGTAGGATCGGGAAGCGCTTCTTTTGAAATAATACGCGATCTGGTGGATAAACTGCCAATTATGATTACTCCAAAATGGCTCAATACCAAATGCCAACCGATTGCTATAAGCGATGTTTTAGAATTTTTAATCCGCTCGCTGTTAAACCCGGCAGTTTATAGTGAAAGTTTTGATATCGGGGGACCTGATATATTGACCTACAAGGAAATGCTGCTGGAGTTTGCAAAAGCAAAAAAACTGCAGAGATACATTTACACCGTACCGGTGATGACCCCGAAATTATCGTCCTACTGGCTGTATTTTGTGACTTCAACTTCCTTCAAGCTGGCCTCGGCATTGGTCAGCAGCATGAAAGTGGAAGTCATCTGCCGAGATAATAGGATTAATAGTGTGCTGGGAATCACACCCATATCTTATCGGCAGGCATTAGAAAGGGCTTTGAAAAAGATTAGTAATGATGATATCATTTCAAGTTGGAAAGATTCCCGCGTAAGCGGACAGTTCAAGGGCAATGTTTCCCAATATCTGAAGATCCCAAAAAAAGGCTGTTATATAGATAGAAGAAAAAGAACAATCATAAACAGGGAATATACAATTGCACGAATCTGGTCTATAGGCGGAGAGACAGGATGGTATTATGCCGATTGGCTTTGGGATCTGCGCGGGTTTATCGATAAGATTTTTGGAGGTGTCGGCACCAGAAGGGGAAGGACACATAAAACGCAGATACATGCAGGTGATGCACTGGACTTCTGGAGGGTGGTATACGCCGATAAGAAGCAGGGCAAACTGGTTTTGTATGCCGAGATGAAACTTCCGGGCGAAGCCTGGCTGGAGTTTAAGATAATCAACAATACCTTATATCAGGCGGCCACTTTTAAACCCTGCGGTCTTATGGGCAGGCTGTACTGGTATGCTGTTCTGCCATTCCATGGCTTTATATTTGAGGGCATGCTTAAAAAATTAGTTTAG
- a CDS encoding IS6 family transposase, which produces MNTKGHCYPKYVILQAVYFKLRFTLSYRDVEEIMKIRGVIVDHATIQHWVYKFAPSLESEMRKRKGRVGTSWRLDETYIKVKGIWCYLYRAVDRSGNTVDFLLTKRRQRMSAQSFLIKAISNNCSPRVINIDKSGSNTAAIKVYNKRSFSKIKIRQCKYLNNIVEQDHRFIKWRIQNGLGFKSFESAKRTSSGIEAVHMLRKNQMVRPGSSMFKSFCALAG; this is translated from the coding sequence ATGAATACTAAAGGTCATTGTTATCCAAAATATGTAATCCTTCAGGCAGTGTATTTTAAATTAAGATTTACACTTAGCTATCGTGACGTTGAGGAAATAATGAAGATTAGGGGGGTGATTGTGGATCATGCAACGATTCAGCATTGGGTATATAAGTTTGCACCTTCACTTGAGTCCGAGATGAGGAAGAGAAAAGGCAGAGTAGGGACGAGTTGGAGATTGGATGAGACCTATATCAAAGTAAAAGGTATTTGGTGTTATTTATATAGAGCAGTGGATAGGTCTGGTAATACAGTTGATTTCTTATTAACTAAAAGAAGACAGAGAATGAGTGCCCAGTCATTTCTAATTAAAGCAATTAGTAATAACTGTAGTCCCAGAGTAATAAACATCGATAAAAGCGGTTCTAATACTGCTGCGATCAAAGTCTATAACAAACGTTCGTTCTCAAAGATTAAAATCCGACAGTGTAAATATCTCAACAATATTGTAGAGCAGGACCATCGTTTTATAAAATGGCGCATTCAAAATGGACTAGGTTTTAAAAGCTTTGAATCGGCCAAACGAACATCGAGCGGAATTGAAGCTGTGCATATGCTAAGAAAGAATCAGATGGTTAGACCAGGTTCATCTATGTTTAAATCATTCTGTGCACTGGCGGGCTAA
- the eptA gene encoding phosphoethanolamine--lipid A transferase EptA yields MLKNNIKITHFVLLMSLLNFLFFHFPFYTYVFNNVDYKSLNGIILVISLVILMLVLNAFLFFLLFSISRYVGKTLLVLFFIINSIAVYFVNTYSVIIDESMIGNVFNTNYEESSSFFSFKLVLYIILLGFIPSVYIIKAKIINVALKKFLTMSYLVLLFIVVLVFANASNWLWIDKNSKQLGGLAMPWSYSVNTSLFYIHKYKKNEKEILLPNAVIKDNQKSVVVLVIGESARSQNFSMYGYGKNTNPLLSKTQNVFHFNANSCATYTTAGVKCILEHTNSDDLYEILPNYLYRNNVEVIWRTTNWGEPPVHIEKYQNREVLKKDCKGKECDYDEVLLTGLKEQILASKKNKILIVLHTSTSHGPTYSKKYPPQFEVFKPVCNSVELGKCSQNELLNAYDNTIVYTDFILHNVIEDLKQLKEFKSTMIFVSDHGESLGEKNLYMHGVPISFAPKEQYEIPFIVWVSDGSKQLKPTKTLTQNNVFHSVLNFLNIESPIYDEKMNIFK; encoded by the coding sequence ATGTTAAAAAATAATATAAAAATAACTCATTTTGTTTTATTAATGAGTCTGCTTAATTTTTTGTTCTTTCATTTTCCTTTTTACACCTATGTCTTCAATAATGTTGATTATAAAAGTTTAAACGGTATAATTCTGGTTATAAGTTTAGTAATTCTAATGTTGGTTTTAAATGCGTTTCTTTTTTTTCTGCTATTTTCGATCTCTCGTTATGTTGGAAAAACGCTATTGGTTTTGTTCTTTATAATCAATTCAATTGCAGTTTACTTTGTCAATACCTATAGTGTAATAATAGATGAAAGCATGATTGGTAATGTATTCAATACCAATTATGAAGAGTCAAGTAGTTTTTTCTCTTTTAAATTAGTGCTGTATATAATCTTGCTAGGTTTTATTCCGAGTGTTTATATCATAAAAGCTAAAATAATAAACGTAGCCCTGAAGAAATTTTTAACGATGTCTTATCTGGTTTTATTATTTATTGTCGTTTTGGTTTTTGCTAATGCAAGCAATTGGCTGTGGATTGATAAGAACTCAAAACAATTAGGAGGTCTTGCAATGCCTTGGTCATATTCAGTAAATACTTCGCTTTTTTATATCCATAAATACAAGAAGAACGAAAAAGAGATTCTATTACCTAATGCAGTAATAAAAGATAACCAGAAGTCGGTTGTAGTTTTAGTTATAGGGGAATCTGCAAGGAGCCAGAATTTTTCTATGTATGGTTATGGAAAAAACACGAATCCGCTACTTTCTAAAACACAAAATGTATTTCATTTTAACGCCAATTCTTGTGCTACATATACTACTGCCGGAGTGAAATGTATTTTAGAACACACTAATAGTGATGATTTGTATGAAATTTTGCCCAATTATTTGTATAGAAATAATGTAGAAGTTATCTGGCGAACTACCAATTGGGGTGAACCTCCGGTGCATATAGAAAAGTATCAAAACAGAGAGGTTTTAAAGAAGGATTGTAAAGGGAAAGAGTGTGATTATGATGAAGTTCTTTTAACAGGATTAAAAGAGCAAATATTAGCCAGTAAGAAGAACAAAATATTGATAGTTTTGCATACAAGTACAAGTCATGGCCCCACATACAGCAAGAAATATCCGCCTCAATTTGAGGTTTTTAAACCTGTTTGTAATAGCGTCGAATTAGGAAAATGTTCTCAAAACGAACTTCTCAATGCATATGATAATACGATCGTTTACACTGATTTTATTCTTCATAATGTAATTGAAGATCTAAAACAATTAAAAGAGTTTAAAAGCACCATGATTTTTGTTTCAGATCATGGAGAATCTTTAGGTGAAAAAAATCTATATATGCATGGAGTTCCTATAAGTTTTGCACCTAAAGAACAATACGAAATCCCTTTTATTGTTTGGGTATCCGATGGCTCAAAACAACTTAAGCCTACTAAAACATTGACTCAAAACAATGTGTTTCACAGTGTTTTAAATTTTTTAAATATAGAAAGTCCTATTTATGATGAGAAGATGAATATTTTTAAATAA
- a CDS encoding adenine phosphoribosyltransferase, which produces MQFENYIRDIQGFPKEGILFKDITPLLINPEARTNCLRILRDSLNGEKIDKVVGAESRGFFFGMLLAQELNAGFVPVRKPKKLPFDTISASYELEYGSDSLEMHTDAIRKGDRVLIHDDVLATGGTAKAVCELVEKLGGEIVQCNFLMELTFLNGRDKIKQYPVFAAVTY; this is translated from the coding sequence ATGCAGTTCGAAAATTATATACGTGATATTCAGGGTTTTCCGAAAGAAGGAATTTTATTTAAAGATATCACACCTTTGCTAATTAATCCAGAAGCGCGAACAAATTGCCTTAGAATTTTGCGAGATTCTTTAAATGGGGAAAAAATAGATAAGGTGGTTGGTGCCGAATCTCGTGGTTTTTTCTTCGGAATGTTATTGGCGCAAGAGTTAAATGCCGGATTTGTTCCTGTAAGGAAACCAAAAAAGCTTCCGTTTGATACCATTTCTGCTTCTTACGAATTGGAATATGGTTCTGATAGTTTAGAAATGCATACCGATGCCATTAGAAAAGGGGATCGAGTTTTAATTCACGACGATGTGTTGGCTACTGGTGGAACCGCAAAAGCAGTTTGCGAATTGGTAGAGAAATTAGGTGGCGAAATTGTACAATGTAATTTCTTAATGGAGTTGACCTTTCTTAATGGAAGAGATAAAATAAAACAGTATCCAGTTTTTGCTGCAGTAACATATTAA